One window of Pyxicephalus adspersus chromosome 4, UCB_Pads_2.0, whole genome shotgun sequence genomic DNA carries:
- the FUCA2 gene encoding plasma alpha-L-fucosidase, whose protein sequence is MDGALPLLAASLLLSVQVGDARVTYEPTWESLDSRPIPEWFDDVKFGIFIHWGVFSVPSFGSEWFWWYLDGRKLQPYVNFMNKNYPPGFRYEDFGPQFTAEFYDPEQWANTLKASGAKYVVLTSKHHEGYTLWGSKFSWNWNSVDVGSKRDLVGELAEAIRNNTDLHFGLYHSLFEWFHPLFLSDKNNYFKTHAFPNTKTLPELYEIVMKYKPEILWSDGDGDAPDTYWNSTGFLAWLYNESPVRDIVVTNDRWGYDCICKHGGFYTCSDRYNPGHLLPHKWENCMTIDQRSWGYRRNALISEMLTIEELVQELVETVSCGGNLLMNIGPTHDGRIPVVFEERLRQMGKWLEVNGEAIYSTNPWRAQNDSVTPGVWYTCKPKEQAVFAVFLKWPNNCKIVIGEPKTSELTEVYLVGYERKLEWTALRGKGMVVSLPSLGPATAPWGWVLKISKLSEKVVKTK, encoded by the exons ATGGACGGagcgctccctctgctggctgCCTCGCTGCTGCTGTCCGTGCAGGTCGGGGATGCCCGAGTCACCTATGAGCCCACCTGGGAGTCGCTGGATTCCAGACCCATCCCGGAATGGTTCGATGACGTCAAGTTCGGGATTTTCATCCACTGGGGGGTGTTTTCTGTCCCAAGTTTTGGCAGCGAGTGGTTCTG GTGGTATTTGGACGGAAGAAAGTTGCAGCCTTATgttaattttatgaataaaaattacCCCCCTGGCTTCCGGTATGAAGACTTTGGGCCTCAGTTCACAGCAGAGTTTTATGACCCAGAGCAGTGGGCAAACACATTGAAGGCATCAGGAGCCAAGTATGTTGTCCTTACTTCCAAACACCATGAAG GTTACACTTTGTGGGGCTCAAAATTTTCATGGAACTGGAATTCTGTGGATGTGGGATCAAAGCGAGACCTTGTTGGGGAACTTGCTGAGGCCATTAGAAATAACACAGACTTGCATTTTGGACTCTATCATTCTCTGTTTGAGTGGTTCCACCCTCTTTTCCTTtctgataaaaataattattttaaaacacatgctTTTCCAAACACTAAGACCTTGCCTGAACTGTATGAAATTGTGATGAAATACAAGCCAGAAATTCTGTGGTCAGATGGAGATGGTGATGCCCCAGACACATACTGGAACAGTACAGGATTTTTGGCTTGGCTCTATAATGAAAG CCCGGTTCGTGACATAGTTGTAACCAATGACCGATGGGGATATGACTGCATTTGTAAACATGGTGGGTTTTACACATGTAGTGATCGTTACAATCCTGGGCATCTGCTACCTCACAAATGGGAGAACTGCATGACCATTGACCAACGTTCCTGGGGATACAGGAGAAATGCTTTAATCTCTGAAATGCTGACCATTGAAGAGCTGGTACAG GAGTTAGTTGAAACTGTATCTTGTGGTGGGAATCTGCTCATGAACATTGGTCCTACTCATGATGGCCGGATCCCTGTAGTATTTGAAGAGCGCTTGAGACAGATGGGTAAATGGCTTGAAGTAAACGGAGAGGCTATTTACAGCACAAATCCTTGGAGAGCTCAAAATGATTCAGTGACTCCAGGAGTCTG GTATACATGCAAGCCTAAGGAACAAGCTGTGTTTGCTGTATTCCTGAAGTGGCCCAACAACTGCAAAATTGTTATAGGAGAACCCAAAACCTCGGAACTAACAGAG gtttacttgGTTGGGTATGAGAGAAAACTTGAATGGACAGCACTTAGAGGGAAAGGAATGGTTGTCTCATTACCCAGTCTTGGACCTGCAACTGCTCCTTGGGGATGGGTTCTCAAGATATCCAAACTGAGTGAAAAGGTAGTAAAAACCAAATAG